The Acidobacteriota bacterium DNA segment ACCCTGAACCCTGAACCCTGAACCCTGAACCCTGAACCCTGAACCCTGAACCCTGAACCCTGAACCCTGAACCCTGAACCCTGAACCCTGAACCCTGAACCCTGAACCCTGACCTTTGTTCTCATTCGTTCCCTGGTCAACACCAACTTTCTTCGATTCAACTGTCAAAAAAGGACCTGAATCCATCTGTGCGTTGACTCAACTTCGCTTTTTTGTTATTCAAAGCGCGTCTTCTTATTTTCTCAGCCCGGGAAAACTTCAAAAATTCCACAACCGGAATTCCTTAAAGCGGCAGACCACCACACGAAACACCTTTGGCACCAGGGGTGTTGACTGAATTGTCCCTCCTTAGCCTTTGTGTCTGCCTATTTTGGAGAAACGATCTTATGATGACTGTGAATCCAGCAGCATCCCGCCGATCTCACGCCCTGCGCTTCATTACCTGGTTTTTTATTCTTACTTGTTTGGGAATCGCCGGCTTTGGTTGGCGGGCTTCTTCGGCTTCGTCGCCTGTGCCACGCCAGGATGCCGATACTCAGCCGCCGACGGTTGTGCTGCGGTCTCCGGTGGATGGCGAAGTTATTCGCTCCGGGCTCATTTTCACAGTCGTGTGGCAGTCAACCGATAATGTCCGGGTTGATCAGCAAAATATTTCCTTTTCATCGGATGACGGATTGACCTTTGACCTCTCGATTGCCGCAAACCTGGATGGGACCGTCACTCAGTTTGAATGGCGTGTCCCCTCGACCCTGCGCACCACGCGTGGGCGGGTTCGGGTTGAAGCCGTTGACGGTGCCGGAAATCGCGGCAATGCCACCAGCGGGCGGGTGAGCGTGACGGGGTCGAGCGATCAACTACCGCCTTCGGTGGCGATTATTTCGCCTGACGGCGCCGACCCGTCCAAGTCAATTTTCCCCAATGATGGCAAGGCCAATGATGCACCCAGCGTGAGCAAGCCGATCAAAATTGAATGGACTGCCGTGGACGAAACGGCACTGGCCAGCTTTGATATTGCCGCCACCCTGGTGCCTAAAACCGGACAAACCACCACCTTCCCGCTGGTGATTGCAACTGGTCTGGCTGGTGACCGCCGGTCGTTTGACTGGATTCCGGGGCCGACCGTGGTTTCCGAAACCGTTTCGTTGCGCATTACGGCTCGTGATACCTCAGGCAATACAGGTGAATCCATTACCCGCACCCCGTTTGCCATCCGTAACCGGCCAATTATCAAAGCCTTAGAGTATTTTTGCTCGACGGTGTTTATTTACGGCGACAATTTTACTTCGCGGACGCTGGTCAACCTCAACAACAAAAATCTCTCGCCATTTAAAGACTTGATTGAGTTACAGCCGACACCGACGCCGGGTGACCCGCGTGGTTCACAGGTGCTTCGGGTAAAAGCGAAAAAGCAGCGCGGGAAGCGAGGCCGGTTTGATGACGCGATTGGGGCACCCAACACCGTTTTTGTGAGTGATATTGGGATTTTTTCGGCTCCGTTTTCCACGGTGGGTGATGGCCCCAGACCGCCGCGTATCCAGTTTAAAACCCCGGCTGGGGACTCGCTGTTCAAGTCAGGCGACGAAATCAACATTTCCTGGGAAGTTATCAACGATGATAAATGCCCGATCCAGCAGCAGGAACTTTCCTTTGCCCAGGGCAACCGAGGATTTGATATAGAGTGCGGTTTGACTGATCCAAACCGACGTGACCTGCAAATTGCAGTCCTCGATGGCTCAGTCCGGAGCTTTACCTGGAAAGTGCCTCAGTTCTTCCCTGGATTTGGCCGACTAAAGTTAAAGGCGACCAGTGTTGAAGGAACTGGCGAAGCGATTATTGGCACAGGAAACCCACTCAATGAGCCAAGTCGGATTGACATTTCTGCTCCGATGGAAGGCGGTACTTTAGTTGCGGATAGGGAAAAAGAAGCCATGATTAGCTGGAGTTATGTTGGTCCTTGTCCAACCTCTGGATTTTCACTCTCTTTTATCCCAGATGGGAGGCTCCCAATTCGTTTTGCCGAGGTTATCGGAGAAACTTCCTTTTCAGGCACATTGGGGCAATTTATTAGCTTTGCAAGAGAGGGAGTCGTTGGTTCCATTGAAGTAAGGACGTTAGATGGGGATGTCGCTGGTGTTGTTCGAAGCATCAAATTTGTTGAGGCTACACCAGATGGTGGTGGAGACTCACTCATTAGCAACATCCAACTTCGTGTCCAGGGTTCAGACTGCGTTGGCGATAGTACCAACCTGGCCCTCAATGATACAGTGAACATTACCTGGATGGTTGGACAAGCCAATCAACAAATTGCCTCATTTGCCTTAACCTTCAACAACGTGCCAATTCAAGTTTCTTCAAATGGAGCTCAACCAGCAGCAACTTGGACCATTCCATCAACGCCGAACCTCTTAACATCCAATGGAGTGTTAAGAATTGAAGCGAGAGACCAGAACGGGACTGTACTTGGGCAAGGGACACGTTCTGGTCTCAACTTGAATTCTGTGGCTGTCAATGCAACCTCAAGCCCTTCCACGGTAGATAGTGGCGGAAAGGTTAGTGTTAGTGGGTGTGTTCGGGCGAAAATTGCCACTTTACCAAGAACGCTTGCAGTTCGGGTTTCATTCAGTTCAGGCTCAAGTCAATCACAAACCGTTTTGGGAAGTATTGTCAGTTTAAACTCACCCGCCTTTAATCTCGAACGGACTCTTCCAGAGGATGCCCCATCTGGACCAGGTTTTTTGATCGTTGAAATTCGGAATGTAGAGAATACTCAAAGCTTTGGATTCGATATTGTTCCAATCCAAATTAGATGATTCAGGTAAATTTCGTGGTTAGTTGGTGTGGTATGTCTCCATCCCTTTCCAACACCGTAACACTCGCGTAACCCACTTCGCCTAAGGTCACGCTCTTGTGCTTGAACGATCTTTCATATCTTCTCTTGACCAACCCTGGCCACGTTCTGTGGTTCGGGGTTGGTCAAAGCCGTCTCTGTGAAACCATGAACTATGAACGATGAATCATGAATTCTGTATCTGATTGAATATCAAATACTTAGCTGATTCGTCGTTTACAGGCCGTCATTCATACTCTGGCATATTCTCAATACTTTCTCGTCCACCACAGAGTGGAGTTTGAGGCAGAGTTTCGGTCGTGGGGCCGGACTTTGTCCTGGTCACAGATGAAGCGTGGCACCCATTCACCCGCGAAGTTGATTGGGAAACCTCGCTCATTGCTTTTGCCTGACGTATCTCAATTATGAAGGATGAGTTATGAATTATGAGATAGCTAAAACTATTTGGATCAAATAGATAGCCTCTTCATAATTCATAATTCATCCTTCATAATTCCTCATATCTCAATGCGGTGATGTCAGTTTGAACTCATCTTCTCAGCAGAAGCGGGATGTCTGGTAAGTCATGGGGAATCAACCTGACGAACTACTGACTACTGACTCTCAACTGGCCTAACCCATTGATTCTTTTTGTGTTTTTGTGAATTGTAGTAACTGGGAGGTACACATGTGGGAACTACTTAAACAAACCGGGACCCGAGTGGTCAGCGCCCTGGCGCTGACCCTGGTGGTCGTTGGTTGTATGACGACCGGTGCCTGGGCGCAGTCTCAGGCCAGTACCGGAAATATTTCAGGTCGGGTAGTTGACTCAACGGGAAGCGCCATTGCCGGCGCCACCATCAAAGTCACCAACACCCAGACTGGACTCGAACAGACCGCAACAACGAACGAAGACGGCCTGTATCGGTTGGTGTTGCTGCCAACTGGGACCTACACCGTGACGGCGGAAGCCAGCGGCTTTGCGGCAGTGACGGCGGAAGGTGTGGTCGTGGTGGTCGGACGTCAAGCGGACGTGCCTTTGACCCTTGGCGCGCAAGGTGCCAGCGAAGTCATCACGGTTTCAGCCGGTGCGATTCAGGTTCAAACCAGCCGCAGCGAAGCTGACGCGGTGCAGAACGAAATCGCGATTCAGAATCTGCCGATTCTGGGCCGCCGGTTTCAGGATTTCGTGACGCTGACTCCTTCAGCCCAGGTTGATTCTCAGCGCGGTCAGATTTCACTGGCCGGCCAGCGCGGGATCAATGCCAACATCGCCATTGACGGGGCCGACAACAACAACCCGTTTTTTGGTGGGTTGCGCGGCGGTGAACGTTCAAACTCAGCCTTTACCATTCCGCAGGAATCCATCAAGGAATTCCAGGTGGTGGCGGCGGGCTACTCAGCCGAATTCGGTCGTTCAACCGGCGGTCTGGTCAATGCTGTGACCAAATCAGGAACGAACGAATACCACGGCACGGCCTTTTACCTGTTGCGCCATAAAGAACTGGCCCGGTCCAATGAGTTCTTTGACACCATCAGGGTCGGGAATCCAACCAACCCGCGCGATGATATCGCCTTTGATTCAGTCCCGACCCTGCAGCAGTGGGGTGGTTCATTTGGTGGACCGATCATTCAAAACAAGGCGTTCTTCTTTGGGTCATATGAACAACAGCGGTTGCGCCAGCCACGGCGGGTGCTCTTCCCGCTGTTGCAGAACTTCATTCCGAATGCCAGCACCCAGGCCGGGTTTGATTTCTTTAAATCGCAGGAAGGCGCATTCCAGCAAACCAATGATGCGATTGCTCTTCTGGGGCGGTTTGACTATGAAGTCAACTCAAGCCATCGCTTCAATGTGCGCTATAACTACAGCAACAATGATGCGCAAAACGCCATTGCCACCGGTGAAGCGTTGTTGCCAAACACCAACCGGGCGCTGACCAGCAACGGAACGGAAGGTGACCGGATCAACACCGTCGCCGGGCAGTTGACGAGCTTCTTGAACCCGACACTGGTCAACGAAATGCGGGCTCAGTACTCACGTGAGCGCCGGCCACGTATTGGTAATGCTGAAATTCCAAGCTTTGACGTCGCAATTGGCAGCTTTGGCACCCGCAGCTTTGTTCCGACGACCCAGTTTGACTGGCGGTTTCAGCTCGCCGACAGCCTGACCTGGTCCAAAGGCAACCACACCTTCAAATTCGGTGGTGAATACAACCACACGTTTGTGGATCAGGATTTCGGCTTCAACCGGTTTGGGGTGTTTGGTTCACGAACCTCAGACGTGACGTTGTTGCTGCAAACGATTTCGGGTGGCACGCCATCCGGCAACCGGTTTGACACCAGCAACGACCAGTACCGCATCCAGATTGGAAACGGTCTGGTGAATTTCAGCACCAATGAAGTCGCCTTCTTTGGTCAGGATTCGTGGAAGATTCGGCCCAACTTCACGCTGAACTATGGATTGCGGTGGGAAGGTCAATTTAACCCAACCCCGTTTGCCGACAATACAGCGCTGATCAAGAAGGTGCAAAACATCCAGTTCCCACTCGGAAGCTTTGATCCGACCAAGATTCCGGATGCCACCAATCAGTGGGCGCCGCGC contains these protein-coding regions:
- a CDS encoding TonB-dependent receptor, encoding MWELLKQTGTRVVSALALTLVVVGCMTTGAWAQSQASTGNISGRVVDSTGSAIAGATIKVTNTQTGLEQTATTNEDGLYRLVLLPTGTYTVTAEASGFAAVTAEGVVVVVGRQADVPLTLGAQGASEVITVSAGAIQVQTSRSEADAVQNEIAIQNLPILGRRFQDFVTLTPSAQVDSQRGQISLAGQRGINANIAIDGADNNNPFFGGLRGGERSNSAFTIPQESIKEFQVVAAGYSAEFGRSTGGLVNAVTKSGTNEYHGTAFYLLRHKELARSNEFFDTIRVGNPTNPRDDIAFDSVPTLQQWGGSFGGPIIQNKAFFFGSYEQQRLRQPRRVLFPLLQNFIPNASTQAGFDFFKSQEGAFQQTNDAIALLGRFDYEVNSSHRFNVRYNYSNNDAQNAIATGEALLPNTNRALTSNGTEGDRINTVAGQLTSFLNPTLVNEMRAQYSRERRPRIGNAEIPSFDVAIGSFGTRSFVPTTQFDWRFQLADSLTWSKGNHTFKFGGEYNHTFVDQDFGFNRFGVFGSRTSDVTLLLQTISGGTPSGNRFDTSNDQYRIQIGNGLVNFSTNEVAFFGQDSWKIRPNFTLNYGLRWEGQFNPTPFADNTALIKKVQNIQFPLGSFDPTKIPDATNQWAPRLGFAWDPFNDGKSVIRAFGGIYYARTPALLLASPMNNFRAQPGDVSLLFPLFVAGNPNNTVYKQFKLIGIDLNNFPLDGLPRLTPEQAQQIATALGLAVDPTRGASVIGVSPNFENPRAYQAGIGFEREVAQGVTFGADFQYVNTVHLERNADLNIPAPTVRPSSVDPALRPFYDLRNRPRPEPTLNQIQIRDSSARSLYRALTLSSKVQRKWGQVNLFYTLSFNYSDDDNERSAGGVTYADSFNLQPEYNYNELDRRHQFVANPVIFLPFGFDVASAVRLQSGTPFDATAGTDLNGDLVNNDRPYSGPNQPFLRNQFRNLRRYNVDLRVQKHITFLETHKLTFSVEFFNLFNAMNLQYAGVQRQFCSGTIGNDCGFRGPTNLNFMQVRDQIPTSPTLGRLLTGNTVSTPFQMQLGLRYQF